TTCAGCTATGCGCACCTCTCAGGCCACTTGATGGCCCTCCATCTAAATAGTTACATTGCCGACGAGAGGTGATAACATTCTCGACAAGATCTTTACGGATATAGCTGATTATTACTATGTTCCTGAAGTAATTAATCCAATCTCCAGAAGTGATCACAAAACGGTGATTATGAGAGCTCGAACAATCATACCCAAGAAGTCTTCAATAGAAATTGCATTCAGACCTTTCCGGGAGTCTAACATCCGTGCTTTTGGTGAGGAGATCACGTCTACTAGCTGGAGTTACCTTCTTGAGCACCCGACCGTCGAAGATATGGCTTCTGATTTCCAGGATTCTCTTTCTCGGATGTTCCATCTACACTTCCCTTTAGTTAATGTCAAACGTAGATCTCGGGATAAGCCTTGGATCACTAAACGCATCTTATCGCTAATTAAGGAAAGGCAGTGTGCTTTCAAATCTAATAGGATGGCACATTATAGGAATCTTCGCAATCGAGTCAAACGTGAGGTACAAGTACAAAAGGATCACTTCTATTctcagaaagttatgattttgcGGAAATCCAACCCGAAAAGTTGGCATCAGCAAATTCGTAGCATCACTGGAATGAATAAAAGAGCTACATCCCTTCCTGGTTGTGAAATGCGCCCTATCGATCAAGCTAATCTTATTAATGGCCATTTCGCTCGTATTTGTAGTCAACTACCTCCGCTTGACATCTCTACTCTACAGTATTTCTTACCTGCATCACAACCACCCCCTAGAGTGGAAGCATATCAGGTTCATCAAGAATTGCGCAAGCTCAATGCTTCTAAATCCTGTCATCATGATGATGTACCTGTCAGACTCATTACTGAATTTGCCCCGGAATTAGCTGAACCATTGGCTATGATCTTCAATAGTAGTCTGGAGTCTGGCATCTTCCCTGATTGTTGGAAGAACTCTGACATTGTCCCTATTCCCAAGACGTTCCCCTGTAACTCTGTTGATCTGTTAAGACTAATATCTCTTACCCCCACCTTTGCTAAGGTTTTTGAGTCATTCTTAACCAAGTGGTTGTATCAGGATATCAGAAATAAGATAGATAAGCAACAGTTTGGTAACATTAAAGGATCATCAACCTCCCACTATATGATAAGCTTGATTGATTCAATCCTCAAAGGTACTGATAAACCTGGTCATGTTGCCACTTTATGTACTATTGATTATGCTAAGGCGTTTGACCATATAAATCACAATGTATTAATTGAGAAATTGATTGACCTTGGCATTAATCCCAACATTATTGTATTGCTATGTAGCTATCTAAGTAATAGATCTCAAAGTGTTCGAGTTGGGTCTATTCATAGTAATTTAGCAAGAACTACCTGTGGCGTCCCGCAAGGGACAAAGCTCGGacccattcttttttttatcatgatcaACGACGTTGCTACGTCTACTCCCCTAAGATGGAAATATGTGGATGATTTGAGTGTTGCTGAAATCAGACACAAATCACAACCCTCTACCCTACAGGAACATATATCTTTGATTTCCAAATGTTCTTCTGATATGCAAATGAccccaaaaccagagaaatgtaaaataatgCATATATCCTTTTTAAGGAAACCTACTCCCATGCCGGAGATCAGTATTGGA
Above is a window of Lytechinus pictus isolate F3 Inbred chromosome 15, Lp3.0, whole genome shotgun sequence DNA encoding:
- the LOC135156869 gene encoding uncharacterized protein LOC135156869, giving the protein MRARTIIPKKSSIEIAFRPFRESNIRAFGEEITSTSWSYLLEHPTVEDMASDFQDSLSRMFHLHFPLVNVKRRSRDKPWITKRILSLIKERQCAFKSNRMAHYRNLRNRVKREVQVQKDHFYSQKVMILRKSNPKSWHQQIRSITGMNKRATSLPGCEMRPIDQANLINGHFARICSQLPPLDISTLQYFLPASQPPPRVEAYQVHQELRKLNASKSCHHDDVPVRLITEFAPELAEPLAMIFNSSLESGIFPDCWKNSDIVPIPKTFPCNSVDLLRLISLTPTFAKVFESFLTKWLYQDIRNKIDKQQFGNIKGSSTSHYMISLIDSILKGFSALQHDESLRSQGITLEIGRAKNINKNPVAEKAVRELEDELLRDDPRGGPVTPLALALATARLNSRIRGVGLSARELWTQRDQFTSEQIPLRDMDVITNQHEKRLSNHGPSMESKAPKRLSSMGESLVHVGDLVYLRSDRTKTQARPRYLVCSVDNDWCNIRKFVGSQLRSTSYRVRRSDCLKVPPGIPTSHPSRPRVSDG